One genomic window of Arachis stenosperma cultivar V10309 chromosome 10, arast.V10309.gnm1.PFL2, whole genome shotgun sequence includes the following:
- the LOC130955912 gene encoding protein RAE1-like yields MSNFLTSTNHNPNKSIEVNQPPTDSVSSLSFSPKANFLVATSWDNQVRCWEVARNGVNVGTVPKASISHDHPVLCSTWKDDGTTVFSGGCDKQVKMWPLLSGGQPMTVAMHDAPIKEIAWIPEMSLLVTGSWDKTLRYWDTRQPNPVHTQQLPERCYAMTVRHPLMVVGTADRNLIVYNLQNPQVEFKRIVSPLKYQTRCLAAFPDQQGFLVGSIEGRVGVHHLDDGQQGKNFTFKCHREGNEIYSVNSLNFHPIHHTFATAGSDGAFNFWDKDSKQRLKAMLRCNQPIPCSTFNNDGSIFAYSVCYDWSKGAENCNPATAKTYIFLHLPQESEVKGKPRIGTTGRK; encoded by the exons ATGTCGAATTTCTTGACAAGCACGAATCATAACCCTAACAAGTCCATTGAG GTGAATCAACCTCCAACTGATTCAGTCTCAAGTCTCAGTTTCAGTCCCAAAGCTAATTTCCTCGTTGCCACTTCCTGGGACAACCAG GTTCGGTGTTGGGAGGTAGCAAGGAATGGGGTGAATGTTGGTACTGTCCCCAAGGCATCTATATCTCATGACCACCCG GTTTTGTGCTCTACTTGGAAAGATGATGGCACAACTGTCTTCTCTGGTGGCTGTGACAAGCAAGTAAAGATGTGGCCTTTGTTATCTGGTGGTCAACCAATGACTGTTGCAATGCATGATGCACCAATCAAAGAGATCGCCTGGATTCCGGAGATGAGTCTTTTAGTAACAGGAAGCTGGGACAAAACTCTGAG GTACTGGGATACAAGGCAACCAAATCCAGTGCACACCCAGCAACTCCCGGAGCGCTGCTATGCAATGACAGTGAGGCATCCTCTGATGGTTGTTGGCACAGCTGATAGAAATCTGATTGTATACAACTTGCAAAATCCTCAG GTTGAATTCAAGAGAATCGTTTCACCCTTAAAGTATCAAACAAGGTGCCTTGCAGCATTCCCTGATCAACAAGGTTTCTTG GTTGGATCAATTGAAGGAAGAGTTGGGGTGCATCATTTGGATGATGGTCAGCAGGGAAAAAACTTCACTTTCAAATGCCACAGAGAGGGAAATGAAATATACTCTGTCAACTCCTTAAATTTCCATCCG ATACACCACACATTTGCAACTGCTGGATCAGATGGTGCTTTCAATTTTTGGGACAAGGATAGTAAACAGAGGTTGAAG GCCATGTTAAGATGCAACCAACCTATTCCTTGCAGTACCTTCAATAATGATGGTTCAATATTTGCCTACTCG GTCTGCTATGACTGGAGTAAAGGGGCAGAAAATTGTAATCCTGCTACAGCAAAGACGTACATCTTCCTCCACTTGCCACAG GAGTCTGAGGTTAAGGGCAAACCACGCATTGGTACCACAGGAAGAAAATAA
- the LOC130955911 gene encoding BRASSINOSTEROID INSENSITIVE 1-associated receptor kinase 1-like, which translates to MVTSTCKGSFLVCAILLLDLVLKVAGNAEGDALNALKSNLQDPNNVLQSWDATLVNPCTWFHVTCNSDNSVTRVDLGNADLSGTLVPNLGNLPNLQYLELYSNNITGKIPDELGNLTNLVSLDLYLNVLTGPIPATLGKLSNLRFLRLNNNTLSGGIPMSLTGINSLQVLDLSNNQLKGTVPVNGSFSLFTPISYQNNPGLIQPKNAPSAPLSPPSAPSSGNSATGAIAGGVAAGAALLFAAPAIALAYWRRRKPQDHFFDVPAEEDPEVHLGQLKRFSLRELQVATDNFSNKHILGRGGFGKVYKGRLADGSLVAVKRLKEERTQGGELQFQTEVEMISMAVHRNLLRLRGFCMTPTERLLVYPFMVNGSVASCLRERNESQPPLDWPIRKRIALGAARGLAYLHDHCDPKIIHRDVKAANILLDEEFEAVVGDFGLAKLMDYKDTHVTTAVRGTIGHIAPEYLSTGKSSEKTDVFGYGVMLLELITGQRAFDLARLANDDDVMLLDWVKGLLKDKKLETLVDADLQGNYNDEEVEQLIQVALLCTQGSPMERPKMSEVVRMLEGDGLAEKWEQWQKEEMFRQDFNHIHHPNANWIVDSTSHIQADELSGPR; encoded by the exons GTGATGCCCTAAATGCATTGAAGAGCAACTTACAAGATCCTAACAATGTTCTTCAAAGCTGGGATGCCACCCTTGTCAATCCATGCACATGGTTTCATGTTACATGCAATAGTGATAATAGTGTGACCCGTGT TGATCTTGGAAATGCAGATCTATCGGGTACATTGGTTCCAAACCTTGGTAATCTACCAAATTTACAGTACCT GGAGCTTTATAGTAATAATATAACTGGAAAAATCCCAGACGAGCTCGGAAATTTGACAAACTTGGTGAGCTTGGATCTTTACTTGAATGTGCTAACTGGTCCAATACCAGCTACATTGGGCAAGCTTAGTAATCTACGCTTCCT GCGTCTCAACAATAACACCTTGTCAGGAGGCATTCCCATGTCTTTGACCGGGATCAATTCACTGCAAGTTCT TGATCTCTCAAACAACCAGCTAAAAGGAACTGTGCCAGTCAATGGTTCATTTTCATTGTTTACTCCGATCAG TTATCAAAATAATCCTGGCTTGATACAACCAAAGAATGCTCCTTCTGCGCCATTATCTCCTCCATCAGCACCTTCTTCAG GTAACAGTGCTACTGGAGCTATTGCTGGAGGAGTTGCTGCAGGTGCTGCTTTGTTGTTTGCAGCCCCTGCTATCGCACTTGCATATTGGCGAAGAAGGAAGCCTCAGGATCATTTCTTTGATGTCCCTG CTGAGGAGGATCCTGAAGTTCACCTAGGCCAGCTTAAAAGGTTTTCGCTGCGTGAGCTGCAAGTTGCAACAGATAACTTTAGTAACAAACATATTCTTGGTAGAGGTGGATTTGGGAAGGTATATAAAGGGCGTTTAGCTGATGGTAGTCTTGTAGCAGTAAAAAGGCTGAAAGAGGAGCGCACACAGGGTGGGGAGCTGCAATTTCAAACAGAAGTGGAAATGATCAGCATGGCCGTGCATCGCAATTTGCTTCGGCTCCGTGGTTTTTGCATGACACCTACTGAACGGTTGCTTGTGTATCCTTTCATGGTTAACGGAAGTGTGGCATCATGTTTACGAG AACGTAATGAATCTCAACCGCCACTTGACTGGCCAATACGCAAGCGTATTGCATTGGGAGCTGCTAGGGGGCTTGCTTATTTGCACGACCATTGTGACCCTAAGATTATTCATCGTGATGTCAAAGCTGCAAATATATTATTGGATGAAGAATTTGAAGCAGTTGTTGGAGATTTTGGCTTAGCGAAACTTATGGATTACAAAGATACTCATGTTACCACTGCTGTACGTGGTACAATTGGGCATATAGCACCAGAGTACCTCTCAACTGGGAAGTCATCAGAGAAGACAGATGTTTTTGGATACGGTGTGATGCTTCTTGAACTAATAACCGGGCAGAGGGCTTTCGATCTGGCTCGACTTGCCAATGATGATGATGTCATGTTGCTTGATTGG GTTAAAGGGCTTCTTAAAGACAAGAAGTTGGAAACACTGGTTGACGCGGATCTGCAGGGCAATTATAACGATGAGGAGGTAGAGCAGCTAATCCAAGTAGCGTTGCTATGCACACAAGGCTCCCCTATGGAAAGACCGAAGATGTCCGAGGTGGTTAGAATGCTAGAAGGCGACGGTTTGGCCGAAAAATGGGAGCAGTGGCAGAAAGAGGAGATGTTCCGTCAAGATTTTAACCACATCCATCATCCCAATGCAAATTGGATAGTAGACTCTACTTCTCACATCCAAGCAGATGAACTATCTGGTCCTAGATGA
- the LOC130956652 gene encoding uncharacterized protein LOC130956652 yields the protein MEAGNGNGGRGGGVSLFSNGSNGSSASMRSRRKPHEESCFCGLKAAIRKSGTAENPDRLFRACPRYRKGSHCNYFKWVEDDEYEGMGQGGTKKDYGAELQVDSDYDEWRLKVAWRLGCLEAEVKALKMLIVFLFVVVVLNVIVCSLLCRSK from the exons ATGGAGGCCGGAAATGGAAATGGAGGCCGTGGTGGAGGTGTGTCGTTGTTCTCGAACGGCAGTAATGGTTCCAGCGCCTCAATGCGAAGCAGGAGGAAACCTCATGAGGAATCATGTTTCTGTGGGTTGAAGGCTGCAATAAGAAAGTCTGGGACAGCGGAGAACCCAGATAGACTATTCCGTGCATGTCCAAGGTACCGG AAGGGCAGCCACTGCAACTACTTTAAGTGGGTTGAGGATGATGAGTATGAAGGGATGGGCCAAGGTGGGACGAAGAAAGATTATGGGGCTGAGCTGCAGGTTGATAGTGACTATGATGAATGGAGGTTGAAGGTGGCATGGAGACTGGGCTGCTTGGAAGCTGAAGTAAAAGCATTGAAAATGTTGATAGTTTTCCTGTTTGTGGTAGTTGTGCTTAATGTGATTGTTTGTAGTTTGTTGTGTCGTTCCAAGTAA